The nucleotide sequence CCAAGGCCAGACCGGAACGGATGGTAATAGCTCTGCGGGATGGGAGGACAGTCTGACTGTATTGAAAGCCAAGATTGAAGCAGCTATACACAGCCTAAAACCAGGTAAATCTCCAAGAGTGGACAAAATACCATCTGAGTTGTTGAGAGGAGTTAACCATGGCCCTAACTGCCCTCTGTCAGACGATCTGGGAGGAGAAGAAATGGCCCAATGAGTGGGATGAAATCACTGGTGATACCACTACCGAAGAAGGGAAACTTAGGCGTTGTCAAACCTACAGGACCATAAGCCTGATAAGCCACCCAGCAAGATAATGCTTCGTGTGATTCTATACCGACTAAACTCCAATGCCAAGGACTTACTATCTGAAGAAAAGGCAGGTTTCAGAGCTAGTCGGAGCACCACCGAGCAAATTTTCAACTACAGGGTACTTACTGAGAAACATCTCCAGCATCAGCGCGACCTTTGCTACAACTTCATCGATTTCAAAAAGCCCTTCGCCAGAGTCTGGCATGATGGCCTTTGGCATGTCCTCAGAGAATTCAACATCGATTaaagacttgttcaagtcatCCATTCACAGTACAGTCACTCTAGCAGTGCAGTTCTTCTGAACAACCAGCTAGGAGAGTTCTTCCAGACAACTTAGGGTGTTCGACAGGGCTATCTACTTTCTCAAGTTCTTTTCAACTTATTCCTCGAAAGAACCATGCAGGAAACTCTCCAAGACCACCATACCTCTATCCCCATTGGTGGACGGCCAATCTGCAATCTTCGGTGTGCTGCTGATATAGACATGATGGGAGGCAACATTAAAGTGGCCATGGCACGAAGATTTCAACTTCCTGTCTTTTGgggatccatctaagcatgcTCTCTTGAGTatatatcaaccattctgccagtaaaaaaaaatgattttttctttcgaaaattgaaatttaatttatccTCTTCGGGCTTGAAAAGTTCGTTCTGCTGAAAATTTTCCTAATCTcctgacgtcatgtgacgttaTGTTATAAACAGGATTCGGCTCTCGCTGATTTCCCAACACATATCATACTTACAGTACGACAAGTGTacagaaatacacaaaacaatcgataacGAGTGGGCGCGAAATCAGATCGAAATTTCCcgtggaatgtcagatttagaaccaaatgcggcaaccgaagttcaaagtgatagtggttcttcacaaGGTAGTGAAATTGAGCTATAATTAGATTCCCCTTTCTCaaattcgaagcagagagtgaaggcaatgatcatgccaatattgaaccgaacgttgagagtggacctgaggtgttaaaaccgtatcagttcgagcctgttaaacgagccgaaattgaagctccacaacatatggAAGAACAAACccgttcggaactattgcaaggaacatacaacgtggtaagaatttattaacgaagcatttgaaacaaaatccagtccattgtgtgcatgtgttgttggaattctcGGAACTCCCTGAACCGTATTGTACGTTGTGCTACGGTGatttacaacccatatgtacaatgtgttggctatgtattcatatacatgaacaaggatcgccacttgcctaTTGGAGGTTTTCTGTTCTCCAACCTGGTCTACGGAGTTTTTGATGTGGAATACTTGATAGAAGAACTACTCGTTTACGTCGACCCGCTAAagcccatttgttttatttcgtAAAAAAAGGAAGggtcgtagtatgcttccgtgaagtctTCGCTACATACGAAGCCgtatactggctaggcccagtgaataAGCGCtagtgttgtgcactaactttaTCATAATTaccgtgtttttttcgtccttcggcCGTCGATGAAGGCTTATTGCTATATGCGTTGTTATGATATTTGTGCAGCCCCCAACAaaacaacggaccggcatttctctcggatatttTACATGTtctaaaacaaacttgaaatttctagcaatatagcgtaatacagtggttgttctctcagtgaaAATGTGCGTATATGTGTGACGGTaagatcgtcgcgcatccggtacgtgcctgggcttggcacttgtgttcctaacatgacgtcatcattgtcttatTTTGAAGtcgcattttcagatatctattttcggatgcgaatattaaaacgtaaatttctaattagtccttgaggtttacaaggtgatgaggatagttttgtacatagattttctcatagattcagaggaagttactcttgATTAGTTGTATTTTTTGGTTTCACGGCCTCTTTAACTAGCTCGGAGACCTCACCAACAAACGTGCTACAACAGCGGACAAATTTAGCATGGAAATCAGCACAGAGAAATCGGAAGTCCTAGTGAACAGCAGGAACAACATCAATGCTCATATCACTATAAACAACGAGGCTGTAAAGGAAGTATCCAGCTTCAAATACCTGGGAGTGACTCTGACCCAAAATGGCAGATCTGCAAAAGAAATCCGAATTCGGATTGCCTCAGCGACAGTAGCAATGACCTGGCGAGACATGGACACTTCTGGCTGAAAGCGAAAGGCGAATCCAGGCTTTCGAGACCAAATGCCTGTGAAAAATGCTCCGCATCATATTCACCGACCTTAAGACCAACGATTATGTTCAAGAAACGGTCGGAGTCCCGGTGGGCCCTCATGAACCACTCCTGTCAACATTCAACGCCGGAAAGTGGCGTGGTTTGGCCACGTCACCAGACATGACAGCCTCTCCAAGATAATACTCCAGTGTACTGTGGAGGGCTGTCGCAGAAGTGGACGCTAGAGGAGAAACTGGTCCGACAACGTGAAGGACTGGACCGGCTTGGACATGCCAGACCTGCTCGCCACAGCTGCTTACAGATCTCCATGGAGGACGATGTCAGCTTCGACCGTCATGTCGCCCCCATGTCGCCCCGAAGACTTCACAGTCATGGGACTGAGTGAGTGAGACAGACGAAAAAAACAGGGTTGACAAATGCAGTTCTGACTGACTGTTCGATAATGAAGCAGGTGTCACAAGTTGATTCGAagattcatatcaatattaaacatatACGAAAAAGCAGATCAAATCAAACAACAAGGAACACATATCTGCTCCTGATCCAATGACACACTAACACTTcacagagaaataaaaaagtgctcattcaaacaaaaatataaatcagGATTTTCCTTGAGAATATTATGTTCATACGCCTCCctaataaattcaagaaattaataaattgttTTGAACAATTATGCTTTATTTGTCTAGTTGCAACAGTCATTTAGTTATTCTAATTAATAATTAACTTCATCCCATCTCTGCGCCTTTTCATCTGCTACTATCGTCTGCCAAAGGTGCACCTGttcacgttttgcaattttcagAAATGCTTCAGTTATATCTGTGGAAGGGTAAAGAAAGAATACAGATTAATTAACAATATAATGTAGCTTTTAAATCGTTTAAACTGTGCTTAGTATTTGCCAAACTCCTTCTAAGTGAGAAGTCTCAGAGAAGTATCTAGTAGATATAAATCAGTATGTatcattttttattacattataaTACTCATTTACATGATGGCAgcttttgtgttttgtttcagGCATTTATTCAAATCATGCCAAGTATCAAATAACATAGAATATTCCATGAGAGTAAGAGAATTTTTCGAACAGTGATGAagataatataggcctatattgtaTATGAAGgacaaaaataaagcaaattcAACTATGTATGACATTTAATTAAACTTTACAGTTCTTTTTAACACATCACCCAACACTTACTGTAACACTTTCCTGCAATCCTCTTTGTTGTAAGGTCAGTTATCTTACGGACAAATTGTTTTTCCACTAAGCAATTCATCATGTGTTGTCCACTTGGTATAGGTTCACACTGCCCacaaaaagaagggaaaaaagacAACATATAAAAACTTATCCAGCCTTTTTAATCAGTACTGAAAGCATTTGATAGGAAACAGTGATTAACTGAGAGAAGAAAATTAACTCTGGAAGCAGTTTGGCCAAGTAAAACTTGTGAAGAGCCGTGCTACCAGCCGAGAGAGACACCGGTCATCTCAGTACCTGTCGAGGTCCGGCTCTTCGTCCACTTCCTCAAGAGGACGTTTGTCGGGCAATCGCAGATCGGCGAAGTGCAGGAGAAGAAATTCTTCAGATTCGGGTCAGGTTCTCCTTTCACAGGTCAATGACCTTCTGGTCAGTTTCTACAGAAGCCGGGACAAGCTGCACCCTCCACATTGCAATTCCCACCGGATCCGTGAGCGGGTGACCCGAAACCAGATTATACAAGGGTCAGAGGACACGTGTGAATACACTTCGTCCAGAGCTGACGACACTTTGTCGGTCGCAGCGAGTGTTCACCTTCTAAGTGGCGATTCGGAGGAGGACGAGGGGGACCCCTTACCAGACACGCCGGGTCCTTGTTTCCGGATACAAATTAACGCAGGTGCCCAGGGAGAGCCAATATCCAAGCTGATATCGAACAGGGCGGCCCACTAACACCTAGTGTCCTTGTCAGTGGACCTCGAATGTCGGAAACATTTGGAGGCGGTGGCGCAAACAAAACGACGGACCGCCTTCCAATGAAAACCACACCGCACCTTCCACATCGAGGATGCCGACTGGGAAAGCCAGTTTGCGTCAAGTCCGGGAGAGACTAATTTCGGTGAGCGTTCTCGACTAAAAGGACATGATCAAAGGCAAAGACACGAGAACGTTTGATTCTCCCTTTCTGACGTCGATTGGGCCTCCAGAGCAAACATGAAGTATTCGTCACCCCTGCTGCTTCTTTTCTACTGAGTAGATTTTCCAGAAGGCACACCCCTCAGGGATCTTGCGGAAGGATGCCGCGTCCGTACTAGCCTTCATTGCCCTGTCTCTAGAATTGTTCTCGACCAGTTCTCGCGGGTGTCGGTTAAGGAGACATTAACACGCATGACCTTGGTGTTGGACTCCAGAAACTGGTATTTCCAGTCCTTAGCAGATGAGTTCCGCAACCTTCCGATTGTGGGGAGCGACTTCTTCGGAAGCAATTTTCACGAGAAGAGGGGAATGGGATTAGGTCACTTAGGGAGGCCGACAAATACATGTCCCGCTTGTCCTCGTCTTAATGCTCGCGCTACACCCCGAGGCAAAACAGCCGCAACAGACAACCGAGACCCTTCTACTCACAGAGCCAGGGCTACTTGATATCGGATCAGTACGCCACCCCCGCGCAAACGGAACGCATACTTCACCGCCAACAATACCGGGGAAATCGCGGAAGGGGCTGCGGTAAATGGCCCTAGAGATGCCTACCCGACCGAAACACCCAGAGCGAAGGTGGGTTGGCGAACAAACTCAATTGTAGTTTGCTGTAAGAGATTAGTCCAGACGCAAGGGTTCTTGACGTAGACAAGCGTGGCTACGTGAGATAGTTTCTCCGCTACCCCACCCTGATTGGCATCTTGAGAGCTAAGGCAGTACCCTAAGTACTCGAAGTAAAAGCTGGCCGCTCAAGAGAGGAAATAAGTGGACTCCTCGACAAAAGCGTCATCACTCAGTCGACGGCCGCAGACGTCCACCCCTTCCATCCGGTTTATAATTTCCTAACACCAAAGATGTAACGTTGCGACCCATTTTTACCTCAAGTAGCTCAACCAGAGGTTCGTCAATCACAAGAGGTTCAGAATGGAGACTCTCGTATCTTTTCCCCCTTGCTGCATCCGGGAATGTGTGACTCGTCCATCTACTTAAACAGTGCTTACTTACATATTCCTATACATCGAAAAACCAGCGCTCCTTCCCGTTCGGCCTTTTCACGTCGCTCAGGATTTTCACCTGGGTAACACGAGACTGTCTGACCTAGCTTCTTGAGGAATGAGCAACGGTCTTCACCTACCTGGCCGACTGGCCCTTCCACGGCAATTCCCAGCGAGAGACTTTTGCCAATACGAACACCACTGTCACACTACTGAAGGAACTGGGCTGGATTGCCAACTACGAAAAGTGCACCCTTGTCCCCAAGCTGTACATCATCTACCTGGGTGCTCGCCTCGACCTAGCCGGAGGCATGGTTTATCCGACGCCTGAAAGAACGGCGAGCCTGATTGGCAAAGCCCAGCAAACAAAGCGCCTATGCGTCCACCTGACAACGCCTGCTTGGGAATATCGAGCGCTTCGCTCATCTCCTGGAAGTTTGCAGGCTCAAGAAAAGGTCACTCAAGTAACTATTCCTCTCTCAAGACGGAGCTACGCCCGCTCCTTGCGTGGTAGGCAGACATGTTCTAGTCGTATCAGACAGCCTTTCCGGAATCCAGTTCCGACGACGTCGGTCACGACGGATGCCACCCTCAGCCGATGGGGCCACTTGGAAAGCTCAAAGCCTGTAAACGGACGGAGTCGGCGTCAGAACTACTCTCTAACTTCCAGGTGGTTCTGAGAGCCCTACGTTATTTGGTGGATCGCTTAGCGGTCACATCGTCACAGTACGGTCGGACAACAACACGACTGCCGCGTAAATAAATCGTCAAGGTCACCCCGGCGCGGACATGCTTCTGGTCGCGACATGCTTGCACAACCAGTCATGATGTCTACTCCTCATTGCGTTACTGGTGGACCTACTGTTTAAATTCCAGGCAATCCAATGTTATGACTTTCAACTTGAGACTGCAATAGTGCTACTACTgtagtgtaatattgtgacgaaaGATAGAGggaaacaatgagttcacagaataACAAGTTGTacaagataggatttgatttggTGATTcgttataatttcttctctgtcgattctcttctctaattaaataaaataacaatgatttgactccgtcaattacgcaATTCAAAggggtgatgaaatggtgacgaacccACGAACTTGCGAGAACATGCCGCCTTTTATACATTACTCCAACGAAATCCCGCTGCGCACaatcagaaggcagccaataacATGCTCATCCTgcattaacttaacgatataaaaattaGTCTAGATTTCgatgatctgccctgattggttgggagtttggaagtccaaaCCACATGAGAAGAACCTTCTCGGATGTTCCACAGACACAATGGAATCTATTTTTTggaaaaggccctgtaacaagattcaataagatagttaaaacttcttGTGGGAAAAATAAATCCTCGACCTAGATCAATATGTAAGGGGCCTTtcaggtgtctcgatggagtgtttcggtaacatcaaagaggcagtattactatttcataacagtagtactactactgAATATTGGGTAACGCTTCCGATCCCGTGGGGGCCCAGTAGACCGGGTGGCAACCTTCCTCTTGGAGGTATTGCAAGAAGGGAAGCAAATGTACtcttataattgttattatcaACAGGAATATGTATGTTAggcatctttattttcttttaatttcagtcTATTTTATTGTCAGCTGCCCTCAATTATTTCAATCCGAACATCTTTATCCGCTTTGAAATCTCGAGGTGTTAAAAGTGTGGTATAGCTTACATATTGATCACTCTGCATATATTGGCATTTGTttaaatggtgaaaaaaacaaGGAGCACTCGCAACAGCGTCTTGTTTGATAAAAAACGCTGTCCACTTTCTCCTCACTGCAGAAGTTCAATCCTATCGAGGCACACCGTAACCACCAATATAAAGGTAGCTGACTTCTATTTAGATTTATTAGTTTTCACTCAATTTGAATGTAGTTAGTCTTCAATGAAAGTTGTAGATCATGAATCCCCATATGTTAGAGGCACTTAAGTCAATGGCATCAGGATCCGGAGCTTCCGGAGAAAAGGCGTTGAAACCGAG is from Apostichopus japonicus isolate 1M-3 chromosome 16, ASM3797524v1, whole genome shotgun sequence and encodes:
- the LOC139982938 gene encoding uncharacterized protein isoform X2, which gives rise to MSSPMQERSFENSMPGRNGVQCEPIPSGQHMMNCLVEKQFVRKITDLTTKRIAGKCYNITEAFLKIAKREQVHLWQTIVADEKAQRWDEVNY